The window ATTTTTCAATTTATTTTGTATAAAAGTATCATATTTAGACAAAAAATCGTTTGGTTTTTGAAGAGATAAAATGAATTTTATAATTTCTTTTTTGTTTAGATAACCAAATTGTCCTGAAATTATTAGATTAGAAAAATTTTTTTTTGAAAGTTGTTTTGACATTTTCAGGAGTGCAATACTATTAATTGTTATAAATAATAATATAAACATTAACGTTATATGTTTTAATAATATTAATATGTATTTTTTATTGATTGGACATTTCATTTTTATTTTTTATTATTTTAATTAGCTAGTTGTAGTATTTTTAACACTAATGATGGCATAGACATACCAACCTGTTTAGCTGCCATTGGCATTAAACTATTTTTAGTCATTCCTGGACATGTATTCATTTCTAGTAGCCAAAACTTTTGAAAGTTATCCATTATTAAATCGATTCTTCCCCATCCTACACACCCGAGAACGTTCCAGGCTTTTTTTACTATGTTTTGAAGTTCTTTTTCTTTTTTAGCGGTTAGTCCGCTTGGACAAAAATACTTTGTATTTTTAGAAAAATATTTTGATTCATAATTATAAAATATATTATTTGGACATATACGAATAGATGGAAATATTTTGTTTTCCAACATTCCAATAGAATACTCTGATCCATGTATAAATTTCTCAATAAGTATATCATCTCCATATTGAAACGCTATTTTGCAGGCATTATGTAGGTTTTCATATGAGTGAACCACATTTATACCAATACTAGATCCTTCAGTATTGGGTTTTATAATTAATGGTAATCCTAGAAACAAAACTTTATTTTTAAGATTTTTTTTTGTTTTTTTTATAAAGTTCTTTATGTTTATAAAATAATAAGGAATAATTGGTAAGTTAACACTTTTCCACAACAATTTTGTTTTCATTTTATCAATAGAAATTGCTGACGTTAATATTTTGCTTCCTGTATAAGCAATACTAAGGTGTGTTAATATTCCTTGAATAACTCCGTTCTCGCCATCCTTTCCATGAAGAGCAATAAATGCTTTTTTAAATCCTTGTTTTGGTAATTGAGAAATAGGAAAATATTTTGTATCTATAGGGTATGCGTTCATGTTAGATTCTAACAAGCAACGTAATATTTCATTTCCGGACAATAAAGATATATTTCTTTCGTTAGAATTCCCACCAAACAATACTGCTATTTTTTTATTCATGATAATTATTTCTTATTTATTTTTTTTAGATTTTTAATAATATAGTTTTCTATTATAGTGTTTATGTTTCCTGCTCCTTGTATTAAAATTAAATCATTTCCTGAAATTTTCTTGAGTAGTGCAAAAAATACGTTTTGATAATGAGATATCAATGTTATTGATTTTCCTTTATATTGAGAAATTTTTGTATATAGAGATATACTATCTGATCCTGGAATTTTAATTTCATTAGCAGGATATTCTTTTAAAATAATCAATTCATCCACTTTGAGTAACACTTTTATAAATTTTTTAAATAAGTAATGCGTTCTTGTATATCTGTGAGGTTGGAAAATCATTATTAATTTTTTTCTTGGCCATCCAGATTTAGCGGTTTTAATGCTAAAACAAATTTCATTAGGATGGTGTCCATAATCTTTTATAATAGTAAGTATGTTATTTTTAAACAACGGATTTTTAATTAAAAATTTTCCACATGATTCAAATCTTCTTTCGACACCTTGAAAATTTTTTAACGATTTTAGAATATCGATGTCGCTGATATTTTCTTTAGTAGCAATAGCTACTGCTGCTGTTGCGTTAAGAGCATTGTGTTTTCCTGGAACATTTAAAATTACATTTAATTTTGGCCTATTTTTTCTAATTATAGTAAAGTAACTTAAAAATTTTTTTTGCTTATATTTATTTATGCGCACGTCTGATTGTAAATTAAATCCATAAGTAATAACATTGCAACGTATAAGTGGAATTATATTTCTTGTGTTTTTGTTATCGATACATACAATAGCAATTCCATAAAACGGAAGGTTTTGAATAAATTTTATGAAAGCTAGTTTAAGATTCTCAAATTTTCCATGATAATTTTCTAAATGGTCGTCGTCAATATTTGTTATCACGGCAATGATAGGTCTTAAATACAAAAAGGAAGCGTCGCTTTCGTCCGCTTCTATTATGTGATAAGGACTGTTTCCTAGCTTGATAGTGTTTTGTATTTCTTTTGTATATCCTCCATTGATTATTGTAGGATCTAAATTGCCTTTCAAAAACATACTAAAAGTCATTGCAGTTACAGTAGTTTTCCCGTGTGTTCCAGATATTGCTATTGTATATTTGTATCTTGTTATTTCTGAAAGCATTTCACCTCTAGATATTATAGGAATATTTAAAATTTTTGATTGTATTACTTCGGGATTTGTTTTTAAAATTGCGCTGGATATAATTGAAACATCTACATTTTTAATATGTTCTTTTGAATGATTTAAAAATACTTTTGCTCCCAAAGTAGATAATCTTCTCGTAATACGAGTAGATTTTAAGTCAGAACCACTTATTTTATAACCATAAAGTAACAAAATTTCAGCTATGCCGCTCATACTTATACCTCCAATTCCTATAAGGTGGATATGATTTATGCAGTTCATGCTGAGAACAAGTTGATGACTTTTTTTTTTACTTATATTCATAATAATGTCGTACGGATTATTTTTTAAATTTCTTGAGTAAAAGAGTTTATTTGTATCATCTTCAGACTGTTTTTTCGATTATGTCGATAATATTGTTTATAGAATTAGTATGAATTTTTGAATGTAATCTTTTAGACATAGATATAATTCTTTTTCGATTTATCTTTTTTAAAATTTTAACTATTATATGCGTACTGAGAAATTTTTGTTCTATTATTATTGCTCCTCCTTTTAATTTTAGTGGATATGCATTCCAATATTGGTGCTTGTCTTTGTGAGGAAATGGAATAAATATAGCAGGTATTTTAATATGTTCGATTTCACTAACTGTAATAGCACCGGAACGACATATGATTATGTCAGCCCAGGTATATGCTTTTTCTATGTTTTTAACAAAACTTGTAATTTTGTATGGATAAATTTTAAATTTTTTATAGTTGTTTAAAGTTTCGGATTTATTGTTTTTTCCTGATTGATGCCAAGTTATGATTTTTTCTTTTAGGATGTATGATACTTCTGGAAATATAGAATTTAACATTTTAGATCCCTGACTTCCGCCTAAAACTAACGTTCTTATTGGTCCTGTTCTATTTTTTAATCGTGATATAGGATTTTTTAGATCAGTTATTTCTTTTCTTAATGGATTTCCTACTGTTTTTGCATTTAGCATCGTTTCGGGGAATGCTTGCATAACTTTAGTTGATAATTTAGAAAGTATTCTATTAGATAACCCTAAAATTCTGTTTTGTTCGTGAATCAGTAGTGGAATGTTATAAAAAATAGACATCAATCCTCCTGGAAGAGAAACATATCCTCCCATTCCTAATATTACATCTGGATTTATTTTTTTTATAATTAATCTAAATTGATAACACGAACGTAAAATTTGAAAAGATAATTTTATTAAACCAAAAAAGTTTTTTTTATTACATCTATATTAATGTATTCAATAGGAATTCTAGTTTTAGGAATTATTTCAGATTCCATACGATTACGAACTCCTACCCAAACTACATGCCACCCTTTTTTTATTAATTCATTAGCTATGGTTAGTCCAGGAAATATGTGTCCACAAGTACCGCCGGCCATGATAATTATTGTTTTTTTTTTCATATTTAGTTTAAGTAAAATTTATTTTTCATTTTCGTTTCAAAATCTATTCGAATCAATATAGAAATAGCAATACACATAATGATTGAACTAGATCCACCATAACTAATTAATGGCAAAGTTAGTCCTTTAGCTGGCACTAGACCAATAGTAGTTCCTATATTGATTAGAGTTTGTGAAATGAACCAAATTCCAATTGAAGTCGCGAAATATCCAGAAAAAATTTCATTATTTTTAAATGCATTTTTTCCAATTTTTAGAGCTCTAAAGGAAATGAAGAATATTATAAATAGTATAATACAAACTCCAAAACATCCTAATTCTTCCCCAATTATAGAGAAAATAAAATCGGTATGTGCTTCAGGTAAGTATTCTAATTTTTGAATAGAATGCCCTAAACCTACTCCAAAAATTTTTCCTCTTCCCAACGCCATAAGTGATTGTGTTAATTGATAACCTGTTCCAAATGGATCATTCCAAGGGTTCCAGAAAGAAAAAATTCTTTCAATTCGATAAGGAGTCATTATTATTAATACAAAAGTAATAATAATACTGATTAGTATGACAGGTATAAATTTCCAAATTTTTACTCCGGTGATAAATAATAAAGATAATATAGTTATGTAATATATTGCAACTGTTCCTAAATCTGGTTCTAATAATAATAATATTGATATAATAAATACTATTCCTATAGGTTTATAAAATTCCCAAAGACTATTAGTAATTTTCAGATGTTTACGTGATAAGTAATTAGATAAGTAGCAAAACATAGCAAGTTTTGATAATTCAGCTGGTTGTATATGTATAAATCCGACTTTTATCCATCTCAAAGAACCATTAATTGGATTGCTTATTGTTAATACTAATAGTAATAGCATAATTGATGTTAAAATAATTTTCCCACTGTTTCTTTTCCAAAATAATGTCGAAGTTTGAAGGGAAATTTTTGCTAATAATAAAGCTAATATTAAATATAAAAGTTCTTTTTTTGTAAAAAAAAATAAGTCGTTGTACATATGTTGAGCAATCGACATAGAAGAAGAAGTAACCATGATTAGTCCAATTAATAGAAGACTTATGGTGCACCATATTAATTGAATGTCATATAGTATATTCATATGATATGTTTTACGCTTTTTAAAATTTGTTTTAAGAATTCTTGATAAAAAATTTTTCAGTATCATTTGTATAGCTCTTTGACAAATTTTGTAAACATGTTTCCTCGTTCTTCAAAACTTGAAAATTGGTCTAAACTACTACATGATGGAGAAAGTAAAACTACATCTCCAGATTTAACTATTTTTTTTATGGATATTATTACATTTTTAAGTGTTTTTAAACATATAGATTTTTTTGGGCATAACTTTGCTAGTTCTTGTTCGCTTTTTCCATAACAATAAATTTTTATTTTTTCATTTTTTAAATATGGTATTAATGGAGAAAAGTTAGCTGATTTTCCATCTCCTCCTAATATTAATCTGATTTTTCCTTCTATATTTGGTAGAAAATTTTCAATAGCTGATTTTGTGCTTCCTATATTTGTAGATTTGGAATCATTAATCCATTTTACATTATTTTTTTCATATATCAGTTGAAGTCTATGAGGTAATCCGCAAAATTTTTTTAAAGATTTTAAGATAATTTCAATGTTTACATTTAAACTATGAACAATTGAAAAAGCGGACAATGCATTCATATAATTATGTTTTCCTGATATTAGTAATTCTTTGGTGTTTAATAGTTTTTTTGATTTGTAACATAACCAAAAATCGTTTAATATTTTTGTTAAGTGATATTCTCCTTTTTCTATACCTAATGTAATGCAATTTTTTTTATCAATATTATTATTTTTTAAAAATTCATCTTCGACGTTTATAATATATTTTTTTGCATGTTGATAAATTTTACATTTTGTTTTAACGTATTCCATCATTCCTATCGGATATCTATTCATGTGGTCAGGACTAATATTTAGTATAATAGCAACTTTTGCTTTTAAACTGTAAGTAGTTTCTAATTGAAAACTAGATAGTTCTAATATATATATTTCTGCAGGATAATTCAGTATTTTTAATGCAGGAATTCCAATATTACCTCCTATATAAACTTTTATTCCTGCTGATTTTAATATATTTTTAACCATTATAGTAACTGTACTTTTTCCATTAGACCCTGTAATTGCAATGATTGGAATATTAGTTTCTTTAACAAATATTTCGATATCTCCTATAATTTTAATTCCTTTTTCTCGTGCATATATTAATGCTGGATGGAATAATGGTATTCCAGGACTGGTAATAATTAAATTAGATTCTTGAATCCATTGATAGTTTATTGAACCTACATGATAAATAATATCTTTAAATTTTAGGACGTGAGCAATGCACTGTGGTTTATAATTGAAATCCATTATTTTAGGATAAATTTTTCTAGAAATAAAAAATTTTAAACAAGAAATTCCTGTAATTCCCATTCCAAGTATTAATATTTTTTTTTATGATAATAGTTCATTTAGCTAACCTTGAATATAAAAGTAAAACCTAATAATGTAAATATTATAGAAATTATCCAAAATCGTATTACTATCTTTGGTTCAGGAGTACCTTGTAATTCATAATGGTGATGAATTGGTGCCATTTTAAATATTCTTTTTTTCATAATTTTAAAATATATTATTTGAATGATTACTGATATAGTTTCAATAACAAAAGTACCACTCATAATAAAAAATATTATTTCTTGATGTAACAATATTGCTATAGTTCCTATAGCACCTCCTAAAGAAAGTGAACCGCTATCCCCCATGAATATGTTTGCAGGGTAAGTATTAAACCAAAGAAATCCTAAACTTGAACCTATAATAGCTGCGCCGAAAATAGCTAATTCGTTTATATGACTTACATACACGATATTAAAGTATTTAGAAAAATATAAATTTCCAGAAATTAAGGATAATAAGCATAGTCCTGAAGTTACAGCAATTACTGGAACAATAGCTAATCCGTCTAATCCATCTGTTAAGTTCACTGCATTGCTAGATCCTAATAGTGTTAAATATAATAAGAATGTGTATATAATACCAATTTTTATTATACAATTTTTCTGAATTGGAAGTATTACCTGCAAAAAGAAATTATTGTTAGTATTGTAACAAATCAAAATAATGAAAATAATAGTAATTACAGATAAAAAAAAATTTCCATCCAGACGATAAACCTTTTGATGTTTTAAAATAAACTTTTTTAAAATCGTCTACAACACCTATTGCTCCAAATCCTAGAAAAATTGTTAAGGTGTACCAAATATATATATTTGATAAGTTTGACCAAAATAAAACTGATATAGTAACAGAAAACAATATGAGTAGTCCACCCATAGTAGGTGTATTTTTTTTTACACTGTGTGTTTTTGGAGTATTACTTCTAATTTTTTGATAAATTTTATTTTTGTTTAAAAAATTAATAACATATGATCCAAACGCAAAAGATATGAATAATGCAGTTAACAAGCTGATAATAAAACGGTAAATTAAATATGTAAATTTGGTTGAATTTATATAATGAAAATATTTAATGATGATTAAAGCCATAATTATATTCCTGAATTATTTTGTTTACTAAATTTTCTAATTTCTCACTTCTAGATCCTTTTACCAAGATTGTAAATTCCTTATGCAAGAGCATTTTTTTAATTAAATAATTAACTAGTGTTTGATAAGAGTAATAATGGTTTCCTTTATTACTATACACGCTTATGTTCTTACTGAGTTCCCCAATACTTAAGACTTCATTTATATTTGAAATATACATGAAATTTCCAATGATTTTATGATATAAAATATCATCTTTTCCTAATTCAGACATGTTTCCAGAAATAAAAATTTTGTAGCCTGGCATGTTTTCTAGAACTTTAATTGCTGTGATCATAGACGCTACATTAGCGTTATAAGTGTCATCTATAATTGTTTTATTTTTATCTAATTTAATAATTTCTAATCTTCCTGGAAGTTTTGGGATTTTAGATAATCCGAGTTTAATTATTTTAATCGGAATTTTTAAAATTATTGCTATTGATATTGCAGCCAGAGCATTTGAAATATTATGAAATCCTAAAAGAGGTAAATTAACAATTGTTGTCCAATACGGAGAATGAAGTGAGAAAGAAGAACCTTGATTGCTAATAGAAATACGATTAGCAAACAATTGACTTTTTTTTTATTGAAAACCAAAAAACATTTTTATTTAAGACGTTTTTTTTCCATTTTGACCAATGGTGGCTTTCTGAATTGAATATAGCTGTACCTTTTTCAGATAATCCAGAACAAATTTCTTGCTTAGCTTTAGAGACGCCTAGAAATGATTTAAATCCGTCTAAGTGTGAGTGATAAATATTATTTATTAATACTATGTCGGGATTTGTTAGTTTTGTTGAATATAAAATTTCTTTAGGTTGATTAGCCCCCATTTCAATGATCGCAAATTTATGTGAATTGTCTAAGTTTAATAATGTTAACGGAACTCCAATGTTATTGTTTAAGTTTTTGAATGTTGATAGAGTATTTCCATAACACTTAAGTATAGATGCGGTAATTTCTTTTACAGATGTTTTTCCAGAAGATCCAGTTATTCCAATAATATTCGCTTTGCATTTTTTTCTAATCCAAGACGCTATTTTTCCTAAGGCTGATGTAGTGTTCTTAACAATTATTTGTGGTATTTTTGATTTAACTCTATGCTCTAATAATAATGCGGAAGCTCTTTTATTTATTGCTTCGTTAATAAAATCATGTGCATTAAAATTTTTTCCAATTAAAGCGATGAATAAACATTCTGAGACAATTTTTTTAGAATTGGTACTGATATTGTTAATTATTATATTGTTATTTTCTAGTGTATTTTTATTTACAAGAATTCCATTAGTAATTTTGCATAATTTTTTCAGAGATATTGGAATCATATTTTTCTTAATAAATTTTTAGTTATTTTATAATCGGAAAAAAAATGGTTTTTATTGTTTATAATTTGATATTTTTCGTGACCTTTTCCTAATATTGCGATACAGTCACAAATTTTTGCATTTTTTATAGCGAAATAAATAGCTTTCTTTCGATTCGGTATAATGTACGTTGTTTTTTTGCAATTACATCCTTTTACAATATCTTTAAAAATTTGTATTGGATTTTCATTTCTTGGGTTATCATTTGTTAGAATTATTTTATCAGTTATATTTTCTGCAATTTTTCCCATAAATGGTCTTTTTAACGTATCTCTTTCACCACCGCATCCGAAAATGCACCATATTTTGTGATGATATAAGTTACGAATAGTTTTTAGAACATTTTTAAAAGCATCTTCATTATGTGCGTAATCAATAATAACTAATGGTTTATTTAGAACTTTTAAAGTTTGCATTCTTCCCAAAATAGGTATTATATTTTTACATGTTTCTGTTAATTTGAAAATTGAATTTCCCAGTTTTAGCAATGCTGCTAAGGCTAATAATAAATTAGTAACATTGAAAAGTCCAATTAATTTACTTTTTAGTAAACCTGACCCCCAACTAGAGTTAAAATATATATAAGTATAATTTGTACAACGTACAATACGATATGCAAATATCCATTTTTTAAAAGATGAATAATTGAATTTTTTTTGAATACTTACAGCAATAGTATTTTTTTTTGGTAATGTTTTAATCCAATTTTTCCCAATGTAATCGTCAACGTTAATTATAAATGTTTTTATTTTATAATTAGATAGAAAGTGCCATTTTGATTGTGCATAGTTTGTAAAATTTTTATGATAATCTAAGTGATCTGATGTTACATTAGTTAGTATTGCTATAGAAAATTGTAAATTTGCTATTCTATTTTGTACTATTCCATGAGACGATATTTCCATAGTAATTGTTTTTATATTTTTTATTAACATTTTCTTAAGAAATTTTTGTATATTTTCATAAGATTCAGTTGTGTTTAAGGAAGGTTTCAGATTGTTGTATATTCCATTACCTAATGTTCCCATAATTCCAGTTTTGTTATTTAATAATTGATTCCATTGAGCAATAATATGGGTTACTGTGCTTTTTCCATTTGTTCCAGTAACTCCAATAAGAACGAGTTTTTGTGTCATATTTTTGTGATATTAATTTATATTATTTAAAAAAAAAGTATAAAACATTTGTATATATAGTTTAAAAACATTATAAACAATATATCTTTATTTCGTAAAATTTATTTTACATTGACAAAGGTAAAAATTTAAGCAATAGTTTTTAACAAAATAAAATATTTTGATACTTAAAATATAGATTTTAAATAATTTTGAAATTTTTACCTTTGTCAATGTAACTATATATAAATTTATTGCATTTTTATGAAATTCAGAATGCTTTTAATTAATTTTTTATCGTTTTAATATTTGGTTTTTATTATATTGAGATAAATTGTCTGGTTTAGTATTAGTTATTCTCAATACAGATCTCATAATTGAACTAAAAACTGGAGCAGAAATTGTACCACCGTAATATTGTCCTGAACGTGGATCATTAATCATTACTATTAAAGAAAATTTCGGATTACTAACTGGAGCTACTCCTACTGCATATGCTATATATCTATTAACATATTTTCCTTTTGAGTTAATTTTTTTTGCTGTTCCTGTTTTTACTGCGATTTTATATCCTTCGACTGCTGCTTTAATTCCTATACCTCCTGGTTCAGATACTGATTCAAGCATTTTGAGAACGGTTTTTACAAAAAATTTTGGAAATACCTGTGTGCTAGCACTTTTTTTATTCTTAATAATAGATAATGGTTTAGATAGTCCATATCTTCCAATAATTGTATAAACATTAGATAATTGTAATGGAGTTACCATAAGACCATAACCAAAAGAAAATGTTGCTTTGTCTAAATCAGACCAATATTTTCGCTTAGGGTATATTCCACTTTTTTCTCCTAGAAGATCTTGAGTAGTTAATTTTCCTAAACCAAATTTAGAATAGATATCAGTTAATTCAGATGCTTTCATTAATAGTGCTAGTTTAGATATACCAATGTTGCTTGACTTTTTTAAGATTTCGGTAACTGATAGTTTTTCGTGTTGCGAAACGTCATGTATTATATGTTTGTTTATTATGAATGGAGTTGTATTTATTATGGATTTTGGAGTTATAATTTTTTTTTGTAAAGCTTTCATAATTACCATTGGTTTTACGGTAGATCCAGGCTCAAACATGTCAGTAACAGCTTGATTTCTCAGAAATTCCATAGGTATTTTTTTAAAATTATTAGGATTGTAAGTCGGGCTGTTAACCATAGCTAGAATTTCTCCAGTTTTTATATTTATTAATATGGCTGTTCCAGATTTAGCTTTGTTAAAATTGACAGCATGACTCAATTCACGATATAGGATAGTTTGTAATCTAATATCGATACTTAAATTTATATCGTGTGGAATGTTTTTTTTAATTAATGTTGTATTTTCTACTATATTTCCGAATTTGTCTGTTCTTATTTTTCGTTTTCCTGGAGTTCCTGAGAGGATGGAATTAAATTTTTTTTCTATTCCTTCGATACCTATTCCGTCTATATTAGTTATTCCAACTAATTGCGAAATTAGTTTTCCAAAGGGATAATATCTTTGAAAATCTTCGTTAACATACACACCTGGAAGATGTAGTTTTTTTACATATTCTCCAATTTCTGGACTGACTTTTCGTGCCAAATATGTAAAGTGACTTTTTTGAAAATGGTTGATTTTTTGTGTAATATTTTTTACAGGAACAGATAATATTTGAGATAATTTTTTTAATATGTTTTTATTTAAATTTGTTTTTTTTTTAAAAAAAATAGTTTCGAGTCAATAAAAATATTATTAGCAGGTATGCTTACAGCTAATAAATGTCCTAATCTATCCTTAATCATTCCTCTCAAGTTTGGTTCTATTTGTATTCTAGATGATCGTGAGTCACTTTCTTTTATTAATTGTTTAGCTTTAAACAATTGCAATATAGTTATGTTTAATACAATTATAACAATTGAGATGATAATTATACTACACAAAATTACAAATCGATGATTGAAATTGTACTTTTTTTTTATAAAATTTTTAAATCGCATGTCGTTAAGAATACATTTCATGAGTAAAAAATCCTCAGAATTTCATTAGTTATTTTATGATAATATTTTCTTTTAATGGGTTAGAATAAGTCATATTTAACTTTTCTTTAGCATATTGTTCGATTTTTCTATGCGATTTTAGGATATTTTTTTCTAGAATTAAATTGTTACATTGTGCTGTTATCTTTTTTTGCATTATATCTAGTTGCTCTTCGTTTGAAATTAGTAATCTCGTTTTGTGAACTATGGTAATGACTAAAATTGCAGAAGTAGTAATCATTAAAAGTAATATCATTAACTTTTTATAATATCTTTTAAAATCGTTTACAATAATTTTTTGTAAATTATAAGTGCTTTTGTTCATAAATATTTTGGATTTCAGAAACTCTCAAAATTGCGCTTCGCGCTCTTGGATTATTTTTGATTTCGGATTTTGTTGGAATTATTTTACCAATAATTTTTAATTTTATTTCTTGTAAACTTTTTAATTGCGTTTCGTTAATAGCTAGTCCATATGGGACAGATGCAAGTTTACTATTTTTTGACATAAAGTTTTTAACTATACGGTCTTCAAGCGAGTTAAAAGTAATAATTAATAATCGTCCTCTATTTTTTAAAATGTTGAATACATATTTGAGAGCTATTTTCAACTCATCAAGTTCTTTATTTATATATATTCTAATAGCTTGAAAAGTTCGTGTTGCAGGGTGTTTTTTGTTTCTTGGAACAATTTTTGAAATGAGATTAGATAATTCGCTAGTTCTTTCAATAGGTCGATTTTTTCTTTGTTTAACAATTTTTAAAGCTATTTTTTTTGCAAAACGTTCTTCTCCAAATTCATATAATACTTTTGAAATTAATTGTTTGTTAGACTTAATTAACCAACTATGTGCTGTAATTCCTTTTTTTGGATCCATTCGCATATCTAATGGTCCATCTAGTAGAAACGAAAATCCTCGATTAGGATCGTTTACTTGCATAGATGACATTCCTAAATCAAATAATATTCCATCTACTTTTCTTTGAATTTTTTTTTGTTGAAAACTTTTTAAAATTTTAGAAAAATTACCAGGAATGATATGAAATCTATGATCTTTTATTTTTTTTGCTACATTAATAGAATACGGATCTTTGTCAATAGCATACAATATTCCGTTTTCATTTAAGTTTTTCAAGATTTCTTTCGAATGGCCTCCAAATCCAAAAGTACAGTCAATGTAAATACCGTCTTTTTTAATGTTTAAA of the Buchnera aphidicola (Schlechtendalia chinensis) genome contains:
- a CDS encoding UDP-N-acetylmuramoyl-tripeptide--D-alanyl-D-alanine ligase is translated as MIPISLKKLCKITNGILVNKNTLENNNIIINNISTNSKKIVSECLFIALIGKNFNAHDFINEAINKRASALLLEHRVKSKIPQIIVKNTTSALGKIASWIRKKCKANIIGITGSSGKTSVKEITASILKCYGNTLSTFKNLNNNIGVPLTLLNLDNSHKFAIIEMGANQPKEILYSTKLTNPDIVLINNIYHSHLDGFKSFLGVSKAKQEICSGLSEKGTAIFNSESHHWSKWKKNVLNKNVFWFSIKKKSIVC
- the murD gene encoding UDP-N-acetylmuramoyl-L-alanine--D-glutamate ligase; the encoded protein is MLILGMGITGISCLKFFISRKIYPKIMDFNYKPQCIAHVLKFKDIIYHVGSINYQWIQESNLIITSPGIPLFHPALIYAREKGIKIIGDIEIFVKETNIPIIAITGSNGKSTVTIMVKNILKSAGIKVYIGGNIGIPALKILNYPAEIYILELSSFQLETTYSLKAKVAIILNISPDHMNRYPIGMMEYVKTKCKIYQHAKKYIINVEDEFLKNNNIDKKNCITLGIEKGEYHLTKILNDFWLCYKSKKLLNTKELLISGKHNYMNALSAFSIVHSLNVNIEIILKSLKKFCGLPHRLQLIYEKNNVKWINDSKSTNIGSTKSAIENFLPNIEGKIRLILGGDGKSANFSPLIPYLKNEKIKIYCYGKSEQELAKLCPKKSICLKTLKNVIISIKKIVKSGDVVLLSPSCSSLDQFSSFEERGNMFTKFVKELYK
- a CDS encoding glutamate ligase domain-containing protein — its product is MFANRISISNQGSSFSLHSPYWTTIVNLPLLGFHNISNALAAISIAIILKIPIKIIKLGLSKIPKLPGRLEIIKLDKNKTIIDDTYNANVASMITAIKVLENMPGYKIFISGNMSELGKDDILYHKIIGNFMYISNINEVLSIGELSKNISVYSNKGNHYYSYQTLVNYLIKKMLLHKEFTILVKGSRSEKLENLVNKIIQEYNYGFNHH
- the ftsW gene encoding cell division protein FtsW produces the protein MILKNFLSRILKTNFKKRKTYHMNILYDIQLIWCTISLLLIGLIMVTSSSMSIAQHMYNDLFFFTKKELLYLILALLLAKISLQTSTLFWKRNSGKIILTSIMLLLLVLTISNPINGSLRWIKVGFIHIQPAELSKLAMFCYLSNYLSRKHLKITNSLWEFYKPIGIVFIISILLLLEPDLGTVAIYYITILSLLFITGVKIWKFIPVILISIIITFVLIIMTPYRIERIFSFWNPWNDPFGTGYQLTQSLMALGRGKIFGVGLGHSIQKLEYLPEAHTDFIFSIIGEELGCFGVCIILFIIFFISFRALKIGKNAFKNNEIFSGYFATSIGIWFISQTLINIGTTIGLVPAKGLTLPLISYGGSSSIIMCIAISILIRIDFETKMKNKFYLN
- a CDS encoding D-alanine--D-alanine ligase; translation: MNKKIAVLFGGNSNERNISLLSGNEILRCLLESNMNAYPIDTKYFPISQLPKQGFKKAFIALHGKDGENGVIQGILTHLSIAYTGSKILTSAISIDKMKTKLLWKSVNLPIIPYYFINIKNFIKKTKKNLKNKVLFLGLPLIIKPNTEGSSIGINVVHSYENLHNACKIAFQYGDDILIEKFIHGSEYSIGMLENKIFPSIRICPNNIFYNYESKYFSKNTKYFCPSGLTAKKEKELQNIVKKAWNVLGCVGWGRIDLIMDNFQKFWLLEMNTCPGMTKNSLMPMAAKQVGMSMPSLVLKILQLAN
- a CDS encoding UDP-N-acetylmuramoyl-L-alanyl-D-glutamate--2,6-diaminopimelate ligase; this encodes MTQKLVLIGVTGTNGKSTVTHIIAQWNQLLNNKTGIMGTLGNGIYNNLKPSLNTTESYENIQKFLKKMLIKNIKTITMEISSHGIVQNRIANLQFSIAILTNVTSDHLDYHKNFTNYAQSKWHFLSNYKIKTFIINVDDYIGKNWIKTLPKKNTIAVSIQKKFNYSSFKKWIFAYRIVRCTNYTYIYFNSSWGSGLLKSKLIGLFNVTNLLLALAALLKLGNSIFKLTETCKNIIPILGRMQTLKVLNKPLVIIDYAHNEDAFKNVLKTIRNLYHHKIWCIFGCGGERDTLKRPFMGKIAENITDKIILTNDNPRNENPIQIFKDIVKGCNCKKTTYIIPNRKKAIYFAIKNAKICDCIAILGKGHEKYQIINNKNHFFSDYKITKNLLRKI
- the murC gene encoding UDP-N-acetylmuramate--L-alanine ligase, which produces MNISKKKSHQLVLSMNCINHIHLIGIGGISMSGIAEILLLYGYKISGSDLKSTRITRRLSTLGAKVFLNHSKEHIKNVDVSIISSAILKTNPEVIQSKILNIPIISRGEMLSEITRYKYTIAISGTHGKTTVTAMTFSMFLKGNLDPTIINGGYTKEIQNTIKLGNSPYHIIEADESDASFLYLRPIIAVITNIDDDHLENYHGKFENLKLAFIKFIQNLPFYGIAIVCIDNKNTRNIIPLIRCNVITYGFNLQSDVRINKYKQKKFLSYFTIIRKNRPKLNVILNVPGKHNALNATAAVAIATKENISDIDILKSLKNFQGVERRFESCGKFLIKNPLFKNNILTIIKDYGHHPNEICFSIKTAKSGWPRKKLIMIFQPHRYTRTHYLFKKFIKVLLKVDELIILKEYPANEIKIPGSDSISLYTKISQYKGKSITLISHYQNVFFALLKKISGNDLILIQGAGNINTIIENYIIKNLKKINKK